The Anaerolineae bacterium genome contains the following window.
GTCCCGTTGGGGTTTTTGTGGTATCGTTGCCAGGTAACCCTTTGTCTCCTACCATAGCTACAGCAGGATGGCGCCCATGTCAAACGCCGTGGATACAGCCTTTGCTACGCTAATGGGCCTGGTCGGTCGCTACTCCCCCAGTGGCCAGGAAGAAGAAGCCGTGGCCTTTCTGGTGCGGCGCTTTGCCGAGTTAGGCTATACCCATGCTTATCGTGATGCGGCGGGCAACGCCGTGAGTGTGATGGGCGAGGGGCCGCGCCAGATTGTGCTCCTGGGCCACGTCGACACCGTGCCCGGCGAGATTCCTGTGCGGGTGGAGACGTTACCCGGAGAGGGTGAGGTGCTTTTCGGTCGGGGCTCGGTGGACGCCAAAGGCCCCCTGGCGGCCTTCACCGACGCCGTGGCCGCCGTCGGCCCCCGTCCGGGGTGGCAGTTCGTGGTCATCGGTGCAGTGGACGAGGAGCGGGAGTCGCGCGGCGCGCGCTTTGTGGCCCAACAGGAGGGGTACCGCCCGGCCTTTGCCATCATCGGCGAGCCCAGCCGCTGGCACCGCGTGACCCTGGGCTACAAGGGCAGCGCCTGGGCCAGGGTGCGGGTCACCCGTTCCCTGGCGCACACGGCGGCCCGCGAGGAAAGCGCGGCCGAGGCGGCCGTGGCGGCTTGGCTGCGGGTGCGTCAGATGGCGGAGACCTTCAACACAGAGCGCCCGCGTGCCTTCGAGCAACTCCAGCCCACTCTGCGCGGGCTGGCCTCGGGGGGCGATGGCTTTACCGAGTGGGCCGAACTCACCGTGGGGTGCCGCCTTCCGCTGGATGTTCCCCCTGACGACTGGTACGCGCGGCTGCGGGAGGCGCTCCCCGACGCCGAGGTGCAGCCGCAAGGTTATCCGATTCCGGCTTATGTGAGCGACAAACGGAACGCCCTGGTGCGGGCCTTTCTGCAGGCCATTCGGGCCGTGGGGGGGCGGCCGGGGTTCGTGCGCAAAACGGGCACGGCGGATCTCAACATCGTGGCGCCGGTGTGGGGCTGCCCGGCCGTGGCTTACGGGCCGGGCGACAGCCGCCTGGACCACACGCCGGAGGAACACCTGCCGTTGGAGGAATACGCGCGGGCGGTGGCAGTGCTGCGTGAAGTGTTGGTCCGCCTGACAAAGGAATCGGCCTCGGGAAAAGCGTTTTAGGAGGAGGCTCCGGTGAGCCAGCAGATCGTGAGCGTTCCTTCGAAGGCCTTGAATTTGGGGGTCGCCGGTTAACAGCGGAGCCCCCATCTCCTGGGCCAGGGCGGCCGCAAAAGCGTCGGCCAGGGCGATAGGAAAGCGGGCTTTGGGATGGGCTGCCGCCAGCACCCGCGGCAAGGTGGCTTCGTAGAGCGCAAGCGGGCCTGCTTGCAAGAAGGCCAACACCTGCGCAGCGCGTGCCAGGCCGTGACGCCGCTCGACGATGTAGAGCACTTCACCCAGGTTGATCGTGCTGAGGGCTAACCGGCCTCGGCCGGCTTGGGCACGCTGAAGCCATGTTTTCACCGCGTCGCCACCGGGTTCGCCGCGAAGAAAGGCCAGGATGGCAAAACTGTCCAGAACCAGCGTGTTGACCCTCATCCTTCTTCCCCAAAAGATTCCCCGTGGGCCTGTTCCTCGCGGTGTGCTGCCAACAGGTCTTCGGTGAGGGAAGGCTCCTCTGCCAGGAGCCCGTGCATGGTTTCAATGGGCTGCTCCGGCGGCGGTACCAGCGCCAGCATTCCGCCGTATTCCACAAAGGCGACGCGCGTGCCTGGGTGGAAAAGTCAATCTTGCTATGGCCGAGCAGGACTTGCACTCCCAGACTTGTTTGATTGATGTGACCGAGAGACTCACCGGGAGCGCCGCTTCTCGTTTGTCTTTCCTGTCAGGGCAAGAAAGGTCGAAGGAGACAACCATGCTTTCTCAAACCCTGTGGGTGACCGGCGTGCTCTTCCTGGCCGCGCTGACCCAGAGTGCCACCGGCTTTGGGCTGGCGTTGGTCTCCATGCCTTTGCTTAGCCTGCGCCTGCCTTTGCCCCAGGCGACCGCGTTGGTGGCCACGGTCAGTATGGCCGTTGAAATTGCCATCTTGTGGCGTTACTGGAAGCATCTCCGGTGGGGGCCGGTGATCCGCCTGGTGCTGGCTTCCCTGGCGGGAATCCCCGTCGGGGTGACGCTTTTGCGGCGCTGGCCCGAACGCTGGTTGTTGGCCGGGCTGGGTGTGGTGCTGGCTGGCTACGCGTTGTACGCCTTGCTGGGATGGCGGCTGCCCCGTCTGCAGGCCCGCTTCTGGCCCTGGCTGATGGGCTTCCTGGCAGGGGCGTTGGGCGGGGCGTACAACACCTCCGGGCCGCCGGTCATCCTTTACGGTCATGCCCAGGAGTGGCCCCCCGCGGCGTTCAAGGCCAATCTGCAGGCGTTCTTTCTGAGCAGCAGCACGGCGGTCTTCCTCGCCCATCTTGTGGCCGGACATATCGGCCCGGCCACCTGGCTGCGCGCGGCCTGGGCTGTGCCAGGCCTGGTCCTAGGCCTGTGGGCCGGAGGACGGCTGGATGCGCATCTTTCCCCCGCCCGGTTTCGCCGGCTGGTGCTGGTGGCCTTACTTCTCCTGGGCGGGCGGATGCTCTGGGTTTCCTTGGGCGCGGGATAGCGGCGCCCAAGGCAGGAGGCTCATGGAGACGCTGACCGGCGCTGTGGAGCGCATCACTTTTCACAACGCGGAGAACGGTTACACCGTGCTTCGGTTGCGGCCCGACCGCCGGGTGCCCGGCCTTTCCCGTGAAGGTCTGGTGACCGTGGTGGGGCATTTGCCCGATCTCACCCCCGGCGAATCGGTGACGCTGAGGGGGCGCTGGAAGCAGCAT
Protein-coding sequences here:
- a CDS encoding sulfite exporter TauE/SafE family protein, which encodes MLSQTLWVTGVLFLAALTQSATGFGLALVSMPLLSLRLPLPQATALVATVSMAVEIAILWRYWKHLRWGPVIRLVLASLAGIPVGVTLLRRWPERWLLAGLGVVLAGYALYALLGWRLPRLQARFWPWLMGFLAGALGGAYNTSGPPVILYGHAQEWPPAAFKANLQAFFLSSSTAVFLAHLVAGHIGPATWLRAAWAVPGLVLGLWAGGRLDAHLSPARFRRLVLVALLLLGGRMLWVSLGAG
- a CDS encoding [LysW]-lysine hydrolase yields the protein MSNAVDTAFATLMGLVGRYSPSGQEEEAVAFLVRRFAELGYTHAYRDAAGNAVSVMGEGPRQIVLLGHVDTVPGEIPVRVETLPGEGEVLFGRGSVDAKGPLAAFTDAVAAVGPRPGWQFVVIGAVDEERESRGARFVAQQEGYRPAFAIIGEPSRWHRVTLGYKGSAWARVRVTRSLAHTAAREESAAEAAVAAWLRVRQMAETFNTERPRAFEQLQPTLRGLASGGDGFTEWAELTVGCRLPLDVPPDDWYARLREALPDAEVQPQGYPIPAYVSDKRNALVRAFLQAIRAVGGRPGFVRKTGTADLNIVAPVWGCPAVAYGPGDSRLDHTPEEHLPLEEYARAVAVLREVLVRLTKESASGKAF